The region GGGGCGATTGAGAAAGATGCACGCGCCCTTGTACTTTCGCGTGCGCAGATTCGGCTTGTCGTCGTAGGAGTCCCACTCGAGGTACCCCTTCTTGCCCAGACCCTTGTCGCGGAACTGCCAATCCTCGTCGGTGAGCAGCTTCACGGCGTCGTCGAGCTGGGCGCGGTCGTCGTCGTCGGACAGAAACGCGCCGTGCGAACAACATCCGTCGTCGGGCCGGCCCTCGACGGTGCCTTTGCAGGCCGGCGTCCCGAATACACACGTCCACCGCGACAGCAGCCACGTCATGTCCGCGGCGATCAGATGCTTGGGGTCGTCGGGGTCGTAGAACTCCACCCACTCGCGGGCGAAATCCAATTCGACCTCACCGGGGTAAGGGGATGCGCTCACGGTTTTCACGGTAGACCCTCTAGGTTGGATGAGTGCGATTAGGCGTGCTCGACGTGGGCAGCAACACCGTCCACCTGTTGGTGGTGGACGCGCGTCGCGGTGGGCACCCCACACCGATGAGCTCCACCAAGGCTTCCTTGCGACTGGCCGAGGCCATCGACAATTCGGGCAAGCTCACCCGCCGCGGCGCCGACAAGATGATCGGCACCATCGACGAGTTCGCCAAGATCGCCTCGAGCTCGGGATGCTCGGAGCTGATGGCGTTCGCCACGTCCGCGGTGCGCGACGCGAAGAACTCCGAAGACGTGCTGGCCCGGGTGAAAGCCGAGACCGGCGTGTCGCTGCGTGTGCTCAGCGGGGTCGACGAATCGCGACTCACCTTCCTGGCCGTGCGTCGCTGGTACGGGTGGAGTGCCGGGCGCATCATCAACATCGACATCGGCGGCGGTTCTCTGGAGCTGTCCAGCGGTGTCGACGAGGAGCCCGACGTCGCGATGTCGCTGCCGCTGGGTGCGGGCCGCCTCACCCGGGAGTGGTTGGCCGACGACCCGCCCGGCCGCCGGCGCGTCAACATGCTGCGTGACTGGCTGGCCAGTGAGCTCTCCGAAGCCGGCGCTGCGATCACCGCGGCGGGCAGCCCCGACCTCGCGGTGGCGACGTCGAAGACGTTCCGGTCGCTGGCGAGGCTCACCGGCGCCGCCCCCTCCGGTGCGGGGCCGCGCGTCAAACGCACGCTGACCGCCCCGGGGCTTCGTCAGCTCATAGCTTTCATCTCTAGGATGACCGCGTCCGACCGTGCGGAACTGGAAGGGGTGAGTGCCGATCGCGCACCGCAGATCGTCGCGGGCGCCCTCGTGGCGGAAGCGAGCATGAAGGCACTCGGTATCGACAGCGTGGACATCTGCCCCTGGGCGTTGCGAGAGGGGTTGATCCTGCGGAAACTCGACAGCGAAGCCGAGGGCACGGCTCTGGTCGGCGGTGCCGACGAGACGGGCAACGTCGGCGGTACGGGCCGGGGGTCGCGTGGTGGTGCCGCAGAATCGGCACCACGAGGAATGTCCGTGCGTAATGCTGGACAGTGAAGCAGCGAGGCTCAAAGGCAACAGGCGATGACTGAATCAGACGACATCAGCAGTACGCGGCCGATCTCGGTCGCCGAACTGCTGGCAAGGAACGGCACCATCGGTGCGCCACCGGTCGGTGGTAGACGCCGTCGCAGGCGCGGCAACGCCGATGCCGTCACTGTCGCCGAACTCACCGGCGAGATCCCGATCATCCGGCCCGAGGATGCGGCGCCCGCCCCCGAAGCGGAGGAGCCCGCCGCCGAGGCCGAGATCCCCGAGGCCGAGATCGACGAGACCCCCTCGACCAACGGGGCGGTCGACCACGCCACCGACGGCGATGTCGAATCCGAGCCCGACAGCGAGGTCGACACCGACGCGGAGAGCGTCGACACCGAGGCGGAGCCCGTCGATGAGGAGACCGCCGAGGAAGAGCCGGCCGGCGAGGACGCCGTAGACGAGGCCGAAGTCGCCGAGTCCGACGTCGAGGCCGAGACCGAGACCGAAGGCGACGTCGATGAGGAGGCCGAAGAAGCCGAACTCGACGATGAGGACGCCGCGCAGACCGAGGCCGAAGAGGACGACGACACCGGCGTCGGAGACGACGTCGACGACGAATACGCCGACGCGGTCGCCGACTACACGGCTCACCTCGAGCAACGCGACGCCGAGTCCGCTCCCGTCGACTTCTTCACCCCGCCCCGGCGGTCCGGCTTCAAACGCTGGTCTCGCAAGCAGGCCATCGACGTCGACGCCGAGCACATGAGTCCCGATCCCGTCGAGGTGGAGTCGGCGGTCGACCTGGTAGACGCCCCGGAGATCGAGGATCTCGACACCGAAGCCGCGGTGGCCGCCGGCCTCGACGAGGACGGCACCAGGACGGTCGACGAGGACGAACTGCCGTCCTATCTCCGATCGACCGAGGAGCCGCTGTTCGGCGGCCAGACGGTCGCCGACGACATCGCCACGCGAGACACCCGCCCCTCACCGGAAGACATCGACCTCGACGAGGACGACCTCGACGAGGACGATCTCGACGAGGACCTCGAGGATGAGGAGGCGGTGGAGCCCCGCCGGATGTCGTCGCTGGTGCACGGGGCCTGGATCGTCGCGCAGAGCGTCATCGCGGTGGTGTTCGGCGCGGGCCTGTTCGTCGCGTTCGACCAGCTCTGGAAGTGGAACAACATCGTCGCCCTGGTGCTGTCGGTACTGGTGATCCTGGGTCTCGTGGTCGGCGTGCGGGTGGTGCGCAAGACCGAGGACATCGGCAGCACGCTGATCGCGGTCGCGGTGGGGGCGTTGGTCACGCTCGGCCCGCTGGCGCTGCTGCAATCGGGCTGACGGAACCGAGTGCGTCCAGCCATCAAGGTCGGTCTCTCGACGGCCTCGGTCTATCCGTTGAAGACCGAGGCTGCCTTCGAGTACGCCGCCAGGCTGGGTTACGACGGTGTCGAACTCATGGTGTGGGCCGAATCGGTCAGCCAGGACGTCGATGCCATTCAGGCGATGTCGAAGCGCTACGACGTCCCGGTGCTGTCGGTGCACGCGCCGTGCCTGCTCATCTCGCAGCGGGTGTGGGGAGCCAACCCGATCCCGAAGCTGGAACGCAGTGTGCGGGCCGCCGAGCAACTCGGTGCGCAGACCGTCGTGGTGCATCCGCCGTTCCGCTGGCAGCGCCGCTACGCCGAGGGCTTCTCCGACCAGGTCGCCGAGCTCGAGTCGACCGGTGACGTGATGGTCGCCGTCGAGAACATGTTCCCGTTCCGGGCGGACCGGTTCTTCGGGGCGGGCCAGACGTCGATCGAGCGGATGCGCAAGCGCGGGGGCAGCCCGGGGCCGGGCATCTCGGCGTTCGCGCCGTCGTACGACCCTCTCGACGGCGGCCACGCGCACTACACGCTGGACCTGTCCCACACCGCGACCGCGGGCACCGACGCCGTCGACATGGCGCGGCGCATGGGGGAGGGGTTGGTGCACCTGCACCTGTGCGACGGCAGCGGCGCCTCGACCGACGAGCATCTGGTGCCGGGACGCGGGACGCAGCCGACGGTGGAGGTGTGCGAGATGCTGGCGGCAAGCGACTTTGCCGGGCATGTCATCCTCGAGGTGACGACGTCCGGTGTGCGCACCGCCGCCGAGCGGGAGGCGCTGCTGACCGAGTCGCTGCAATTCGCCAGGGCGCATCTGCTGCGCTGACCCTCGAGGACGGCCGGAACGTTGACGAAGAGCTCGACACTGTTCACCGACGCGATGGCGCTGACGCCCGTGGGCGACGGGATCTATCACGGGGAGCTCAACGAGCACTGGACCATCGGGCCCAAGGTGCACGGCGGCGCGATGCTGGCGCTGTGCGCGAACGCGGCCCGCCACGAGTTCGGTGACGAGCCGGGCGTCGAGCCCATCGCCGTGTCGGGCAGCTTCCTGTGGGCGCCGGATCCCGGGCCCATGGAGGTGGTCACCACGGTGCGCAAGCGCGGGCGGCGGGTGAGCCTCGTCGACGTCGAACTGAACCAGGGGCCGCGGACCGCGTTGCGCGCGGCGATCACGATGGGCACGCCGGAACACCGGGTGCCGCCGCTGCTGTCGGTCAATCCGGTGCTGGCGCTCATGACACCCGAGCCGCCACCCGGCCTGGAACCGATCGGGCCGGGCCATCCGATGGCCGACATCGTGCACTTGGCCCACGGCTGCGACATCCGGCCGTCGCTGACGACGTTCGGCCCTCGCGGCGACGGAGGTCCGCCGCTGATCGAGTATTGGGTGCGGCCGAAGGGGGTGGCACCGGACGTGCTGTTCGCGCTCCTGTGCGGCGATGTGTCGGCCCCGGTGACCTACGGCGTCAATCGGTTCGGGTGGGCGCCGACGGTCCAGCTGACGGCGTACCTGCGTGCGATGCCGGCCGACGGCTGGCTGCGGGTCATGTGCACGACGACCCAGATCGGCGAGGACTGGTTCGACGAGGATCACGTCGTCGTCGACCGCGAGGGGCGGATCGTGGTGCAGACGCGCCAGCTCGCGATGGTGCCCGCAGCCGGCTGAAACTGCCGTGGAATGCTGTCCGGCATGGCCAGGATCGCGATCATCGGCGGAGGAAGCATCGGAGAGGCTCTGCTGGCGGGGCTGCTGCGTGCGGGCAGGCACGTCAAGGACCTCGTGGTGGCGGAGAAGGACCCGGCTCGCGGCCGGTATCTCGCCGGAAAGTACTCCGTGCTGGTGACCTCGGTGCCCGATGCGGTGGACGCCGCCACCTACGTCGTCGTCGCAGTCAAGCCGACCGACGTGCAGCACGTCATCGGGGACATCGTCGATACCGCCGCAAGAGCGGAAAGCAATGCCGCCGAACAGGTTTTCGTGACGGTGGCCGCCGGTGTCAGCACCGCCTACTACGAGAACAAGCTGCCCGCCGGTTCGCCTGTGGTCAGGGTCATGCCCAACGCGCCGATGCTGGTCGGCGGCGGTGTCAGCGCTCTCGCGCCGGGCCGGTTCGCCACCGCCGAGCACCTCAGGGAGGTGTCGTCGCTGTTCGACGCCGTCGGCGGCGTGCTCACGGTGGCCGAGTCCCAGCTCGACGCGGTGACCGCTGTCTCCGGGTCCGGACCGGGCTACTTCTTCCTGATGGTCGAGGCGCTCGTCGACGCGGCGGTGGACGCCGGTCTGGCGCGCGGGGTCGCCACCGATCTGGTGACGCAGACGATGGCCGGGTCGGCCGCGATGTTGCTCGAGCGTCTGGATCAAGCGGCCGTGGGCGGCGATTCGACCGACGTGCCGATGGCCGCAGCGATCGACACGTCGCCGGCGCAACTGCGCGCCACGGTGACCTCCCCGGGCGGCACCACCGCCGCTGGTCTGCGGGAACTCGAGCGCGGAGGTCTGCGGGCCGCCGTCGCCAACGCCGTGGAAGCCGCGAAAAAGCGCTCTGAGCAGCTAGGAATTACATCCGAGTAGTTCACCAATTTCCGACGGATTAGCCCACACCCGTCGCAGTAACCCCACCTGCCACGCTATTCTCCCAGTGGTAAGCACGGGTTGGTGCCAGCGGTGGGGAAGCCGCTGGAACTGCCCGTGCCTGATGGATTGGGTTGCGATGACGTCTATGAACGGGCCGTCGGCGCGGGATGGGGCAAATGGGAAGGCGGCGCGTGACGCCGGGCAGACCGAAGGTCAGCCACCCCGGGCTCAATTTCTCACCGTCGCCGAGGTGGCGAGCCTGATGCGGGTCAGCAAGATGACGGTGTACCGGCTGGTGCACAACGGCGAGCTGCCTGCGGTCCGGGTGGGCCGCTCGTTCCGCGTGCACGCCAAGGCAGTCCACGACATGCTGGAGAGCTCGTACTTCGACGCCGGTTGATTTGCTCTTCGCGCGAGCGCTCATCGCCGGTTGATTGCTCTTCGCGCGAGCGCTCATCGCCGGCTGATTTGCTCTTCGCGCTCTCCACGCAAGCGTTGAAATCCACGGTGTGCGCCCCGGGTCGTGCACCTCATCGGCGAAAGGTGGATTTCGTCGTGGGAACAGCGCCCGGGTAAGGTGACCCGTCGGTCGTCATTCACAACTGAGGTAGCGGAGTTCATGGGTTCTGTCATCAAGAAGCGGCGCAAGCGCATGTCGAAGAAGAAGCACCGCAAGCTGCTTCGTCGCACGCGGGTGCAGCGCAGAAAACTGGGCAAGTAGGTTCACACGCCCTCTCGCTAGGCTGTCTGGATGGATTCCGACGGTCGTTCCGAGACACCGGACACCCGTGACGGACTGAGCTATCCCAAGGTCGTTCTGGTCACCGGCGCATGCCGATTCCTCGGGGGCTACCTGACCGCACGGCTGGCGCAGAACCCCCTGATCAACCATGTGATCGCGGTGGATGCGATCGCGCCGAGCAAGGATCTGCTGCGCAGGATGGGGCGCGCGGAATTCGTCCGCGCCGACATCCGCAACCCGTTCATCGCCAAGGTGATCCGCAACGGCGACGTCGACACGGTGGTGCACGCGGCCGCAGCGTCCTACGCGCCCCGGTCCGGTGGCCGCGCGACGCTCAAGGAACTGAACGTCATGGGCGCCATCCAGCTGTTCGCGGCCTGCCAGAAGGCGCCGTCGGTGCGCCGGGTCATCCTCAAGTCGACCTCGGAGGTGTACGGGTCGAGCTCGCGTGACCCGGTGCTGTTCGCGGAGAGCAGCAGCCGCCGCAGGCCGCCGGGCGAGGGTTTCGCACGCGACAGCATCGACATCGAGGGCTACGCCCGCGGCCTCGGCAGGCGCAGGCCGGACATCGCGGTCACCATCCTGCGCCTGGCGAACATGATCGGCCCGGCCATGGACACCGCGCTGTCGCGGTATCTGGCCGGTCCGGTGGTGCCGACGGTGATCGGGCACGACGCCCGGATGCAGCTCCTGCACGAGCAGGATGCCCTGGGGGCCCTCGAGCGCGCCACGATGGCGGGGAAGGCGGGCACCTTCAACATCGGCGCGGCGGGCGTCATCATGATGAGCCAGGCGATCCGGCGGTCGGGCCGGCTGGCGCTGCCGGTGCCGCGATCGGCGTTGGTCGCAGTCGATTCGCTGTGGCGGGCCACCCGCAATACGGAACTGGACCGCGAACAGCTCGACTACCTGAGCTACGGCCGCGTCATGGATACCACGAGGATGCGCAGAGAGCTCGGCTTCGCCCCGAAGTGGACCACGGCCGAGGCCTTCGACGATTACGTGCGCGGCCGCGGACTGAAACCGATCATCGATCCTTCCTGGGTACGTTCTGTGGAGGATCGCGCCGTAGCGGCGGCGCAGCGCTGGGGACGCTAGACTCGGTGCTCATATCAGGGCCGGGGGGTATTGGGGGAGAGGACAACACGGTGGCGGGCGATTCCAAAGCGAAAGTGATTCCGCTGCACTCGAATTCGGGTCGCAGCGCGTCTCAGCGTCGAACGGCCGCGCAGCGTGCCGACAACTCCCGCAGGCACCCCTCGCTGCTTGCCGACTCCGACGGCCGCGACTCGGCCGAAGACCTTGCCGCCGTCGTCCGCGAGATCGACCAGCATCGGGCCGGTGGTGCCGGGGCCGGCGGCGCCGACTCGACTCCCACCGAACTCGCCAAGCGGATCTCCGCCGTCGGGGATTTCCTCCGCAAGCGGATGTCCGGCGACTACACCGTCGACGAGTTCGGGTTCGATCCGCACCTCAACAACGCAATCTTTCTTCCTTTGCTGAGAGTGTTCTTCAACTCCTGGTTCCGGGTTGAGGTCAGCGGAGTGGAGAATTTGCCGGAGACCGGGGCGGCGCTGGTCGTGGCCAACCACGCGGGCGTGCTGCCGTTCGACGGCTTGATGACCTCGGTGGCCGTGCGCGACAAGCACCCCGCACACCGGGATCTGCGGCTGCTGGCCGCGGACATGGTGTTCGACATGCCCGTCGTCGGGCAGGCTGCGCGCAAGGCCGGCCACACCATGGCGTGCGTCGACGACGCGCACCGCCTGCTGGCCGCCGGGGAGCTGACCGCGGTGTTCCCCGAGGGCTACAAGGGGCTCGGCAAGCACTTCAAAGACCGCTACAAGCTGCAGCGTTTCGGCCGGGGCGGGTTCGTGTCGGCCGCGCTGCGCACGAAGGCGCCGATCGTGCCGTGCTCGATCGTCGGGTCCGAGGAGATCTACCCGATGGTCGCCGACGTCAAGTTGATCGCCCGGCTGCTGGGGCTGCCGTACTTCCCGGTGACGCCGCTGTTCCCGCTCGCGGGTCCGCTCGGCGTGGTGCCGCTGCCCTCGAAGTGGTACATCCAGTTCGGCGAACCGATCGACGTCAGCGACTACGACGAGTCCGCCGCCGAGGATCCGATGGTCACTTTCGAGCTGACCGACCAGGTGCGCGAGACCATCCAGCAGACGCTGTATCAGCTGCTGGCCAACCGGCGCAACACGTTCTTCGGCTGACGCCTATATCGCCTAGCTGGTTTGCTTGGCAATCATCTTCCGCAGGGCCTCGTCGCGCGCCGCAGCGATCCGATCGCTCACCTCGTCGGCTTCGGTGTCCGACTGCGCCTCGCCCATCACGGTGACGACACTCGTGAGCACGGGTTCGCCGTTCTCGTCGGTCACCTCGCCGCGGACCTCGGTGACCACCGCCCCGTGCGATTCGGTCACCGAGTCGAGATACGAGTCGAAGTAGAGCTTGTCGCCGGCCAGGATCGGGCGGTGGAAGGTGATCTTCTGGTCGCGGTGCAGCACCCGCTCCATGTTGATCGGCACGTCGAACTGGTTGAAGATCTCCAGCTGGACCCGGCGGCCGGCCACCGCGAGGAAGGTCAGCGACGCGATCAGCGCGTCGTGACCGCACTCCTTGGCCGCCTCTTCGGTGTAGTGCGCCGGATGGTCGTCCTTGACGGCCCGCGCGAACTCGCGGATCTTCTCGCGATCGACCTCGAAATAGTCCGGATACCGGTAGTGCGTTCCGATGATGTTTTCAGCGATGCTCACGACGTCTTCCCGTCCTCCAGTGCCGGCGCGAGCCTATCAGCGGCAGGATTGACGGCCCGGCCGTCGCGGCTTGCTGTTACTTCTTCTCGCGCCGCGACACCGCCGCGGCCAGGGCGCCCCCGACCGCACCGAGCGCCAGCGCCGACGGCACCCCGATGCGCGCCGCCTTGCGGGCGGTGCGGAAGTCCCGGATCTCCCAGCCGCGCTGCCGCGCCAGGTCCCGCAGATTGGCGTCCGGGTTGATCGCCACCGCGGTGCCGACCAGCGACAGCATCGGCACGTCGTTGAAGCTGTCCGAGTACGCCGTGCACCGGCGCAGGTTGAGGCCCTCGCGGATGGCCAGCGACCGCACCGCGTGCGCCTTGCCCGTGCCGTGCAGGATGTCGCCGACCAGCCGGCCCGTGAACACCCCGTCGATCGACTCGGCCACCGTGCCCAGGGCTCCGGTCAGCCCCAGCCGGCGCGCGATCGTGTCCGCCAGTTCGTAGGGCGTCGCGGTGACCAGCCAGACCTGCTGGCCCGCGTCGAGATGCATCTGCGCCAGCGCCCGGGTGCCCGGCCAGATCTTGTCGGCGATGATCTCGTCGTAGGTCTCCTCCCCGAGCGCGACGAGCTCGGCGGTGGAGCGGCCCTCGATGAAGCTGAGCGCCTTGCGCCGCCCGGCGGCCACGTCGTCGCTGTTCTCCTTGCCGGTGAGCTGGAATTTCGCCTGCGCCACCGCGAACCGCGCGAGGTCTTTGTAGGTGAAGTACTCGCGGGCGGCCAGCCCGCGGGCGAAGTGGATCAACGACGACCCGTGCACCAGCGTGTTGTCGACGTCGAAGAAGGCCGCCGCCGTGAGATCGGGCGGTGGCGGGGGTGGCGTCGGCCCCGCGGGTTCCAGCTCGGTGAGGCCCGCGGCGGCGACCTCGGCGCTGATCTCCCCGGCGAATTCCTGCGCCCGGACGTCAGGCCGGTCCCCAGACCCTCCGGTGTCGGACACGGCTACAACATTAGGTCACCAGCTGGCGATACTGGCGGGGTGGATCGACAGGTGCGGCTGCTCACCCGCGACGGATGCCCGATGTGCCAGACGGCGGCGACGCGCCTGGCCGAGCTGGCCGGCGAGCTCGGGTTCGTGTTCTTGGTCACCGACGTCGACGCCGAGGCCGCGGCGGGGGACCCGTCGCTGCGGGCCGAATTCGGCGACCGGCTCCCGGTGGTGCTGCTCGACGGGCTGGAGCACAGCTATTGGGAGGTCGACGAGCCGAGGCTGCGGGCGGACCTCGCCGGCTGAGCCCATTCCCGCCGAACTTGCATTCCGTGTGGCGTGCACTCGCACTTTGCCTCGTGGAATGCAATTTCGGCGGAAGAAGAGCAAATTTGGTGGCCGGCTGGTGAACGACTACCGTTGACCGAGTGGTCTGCGTGGTGAGGAAGCCATGAGCGTCTTGCTTTTCGGCGTCTCGCACCGCAGCGCGCCGGTATCCGTTCTGGAGAATCTGAGCACCGACGAGTCCGATCAGGCCAAGATCGTCGACCAGGTGCTGCAGTCGTCGCTGGTGACCGAGGCGATGGTGCTCTCCACCTGCAACCGCGTCGAAGTCTATGCGGTCGTCGAGGCCTTCCACGGCGGCCTGTCGGTGATCGGGCAGGTGCTCGCCGAGCACTCCGGGATGTCGCTGCACGACGTCACCAAGTACGCCTACGTCCGGTACGCCGAAGCCGCGGTCGAGCATCTGTTCGCCGTGGCCAGCGGCCTGGACTCCGCGGTGATCGGCGAAGCGCAGGTCCTCGGCCAGGTCCGGCGGGCCTACGCGGCGGCCGAGGCCAACCACACCGTCGGCCGCACCCTGCACGAGCTCTCCCAGCGCGCGCTGTCGGTCGGCAAGCGGGTCCACTCGGAGACCGGCATCGACGCCGCCGGCGCCTCGGTGGTGTCGGTGGCCCTGGACATGGCCGACCGCAAAGTCGGTTCGCTGGCCGGCCGCAAGGCGGTGGTGATCGGCGCCGGGTCGATGGGCGCGCTGGCATCCAAGCAGCTGATGCGGGCCGGGGTGGATCGCATCCACATCGTGAACCGTTCGCTGCCGCGCGCCAAGAGGCTGGCCGAGAACATGCGGGCCCAGGGTGTGGCGGCCGACGCGTTCCCGTTCGATCATCTTCCGCCGCTGCTCACCGACGCCGACGTCGTCGTCAGCTGCACCGGCGCGGTGCGCCCGGTGGTCTCCCTGGCCGACGTGCACCGCGGACTGGCGCACGGCGCGGAACGCAAGGAGCTGGTGATCTGCGACCTCGGCATGCCGAGAGACGTCGATCCGGCCGTGGCCGGGCTACCCGGCGTGTACGTCATCGACATGGAGCGCATCCTGCGTGAGCCGAAGGCCCGCACAGCTACCTCCGACGCCGAAGCCGCCCGCGCGATCGTCGCCGCCGAGGTGGCCAGTTACCTCGCCGGACAGCGCATGGCCGAGGTGACCCCCACCGTCACCGCGCTGCGCCAGCGCGCCGCCGACGTGGTCGAAGCCGAGCTGCTGCGGCTGGACAACCGGCTGCCCGATTTGGAGGCCGCCCACCGCGACGAGGTCGCCAACACCGTGCGTCGCGTGGTCGACAAGCTCCTGCACGCCCCGACGGTGCGCGTCAAACAGCTGGCCGGCGCGCCGGGCGGGGACAGTTACGCCGAAGCGCTGCGCGAACTGTTCGAACTCGACCAGCATGCGGTCGATGCCGTGGCGGCAAGCGAATTGCCCCTGCTCGGCGGAGACCTCGAGCCACTGACCTCCGATCTCGACCCCACCGAGTGACGCCCTGCCCACTGAAAGCCGTGACGTGATCCGCATAGGCACCCGGGGCAGTCTGCTGGCCACGACTCAGGCAGGTGTCATCCGGGACGCCCTGATCGCGGCCGGGCACGCTGCCGAACTCGTGATCGTCTCCACCGAGGGAGACCGCTCCGACGCTCCGATCGCCGACATCGGTGTCGGGGTGTTCACCGCCGCGCTGCGCGAAGCGATCGCCGACGGCACCGTCGACATGGCGGTGCATTCCTACAAGGATTTGCCGACCGCGACCGATCCGCGGTTCGTGATCGCCGCGATCCCGGTGCGCGAGGACCCTCGGGACGCCCTCGTCGCCCGTGACGGATTGGTGCTCGGAGAGTTGCCGGCAGGGTCGGTGATCGGCACCTCGTCCCCGCGGCGGGTGGCACAGCTTAAAGCACTGGGTCTCGGTTTGGAAATTCGCCCCCTACGAGGCAACCTAGATACCAGGTTGAGCAGGGTGAGCAGCGGTGATCTCGACGCCGTCGTGGTGGCCCGAGCGGGATTGGCCCGTATCGGTCGCCTCGACGCTGTCACCGAGGCGCTGGAACCGGTACAGATGTTGCCGGCGCCGGCCCAAGGTGCATTGGCAGTCGAGTGCCGTGCCGGGGACACCGGCCTGGCGACACTGTTGGCGGAGTTGGACGACGCCGACAGCCGGGCTGCGGTCACCGCAGAGCGAGCCCTGTTGGCCGAACTGGAGGCGGGGTGTTCCGCACCGGTGGGCGCGATCGCCGAGGTGGTCGAGTCCATCGATGAGGATGGCCGAGTCTTCGAAGAGCTGTCGCTGCGCGGTTGCGTGGCGACGCTGGACGGATCCGACGTGATCCGTGCGTCCGGTATCGGAACACCCGGTCGGGCACGGGAGCTGGGCCTCTCGGTAGCCGCGGAGCTGTTCGAGCTGGGAGCACGCGATCTGTTGGACGAACGCG is a window of Mycolicibacterium chubuense NBB4 DNA encoding:
- a CDS encoding FAS1-like dehydratase domain-containing protein gives rise to the protein MSIAENIIGTHYRYPDYFEVDREKIREFARAVKDDHPAHYTEEAAKECGHDALIASLTFLAVAGRRVQLEIFNQFDVPINMERVLHRDQKITFHRPILAGDKLYFDSYLDSVTESHGAVVTEVRGEVTDENGEPVLTSVVTVMGEAQSDTEADEVSDRIAAARDEALRKMIAKQTS
- a CDS encoding helix-turn-helix domain-containing protein, producing the protein MTSMNGPSARDGANGKAARDAGQTEGQPPRAQFLTVAEVASLMRVSKMTVYRLVHNGELPAVRVGRSFRVHAKAVHDMLESSYFDAG
- a CDS encoding SDR family oxidoreductase, which gives rise to MDSDGRSETPDTRDGLSYPKVVLVTGACRFLGGYLTARLAQNPLINHVIAVDAIAPSKDLLRRMGRAEFVRADIRNPFIAKVIRNGDVDTVVHAAAASYAPRSGGRATLKELNVMGAIQLFAACQKAPSVRRVILKSTSEVYGSSSRDPVLFAESSSRRRPPGEGFARDSIDIEGYARGLGRRRPDIAVTILRLANMIGPAMDTALSRYLAGPVVPTVIGHDARMQLLHEQDALGALERATMAGKAGTFNIGAAGVIMMSQAIRRSGRLALPVPRSALVAVDSLWRATRNTELDREQLDYLSYGRVMDTTRMRRELGFAPKWTTAEAFDDYVRGRGLKPIIDPSWVRSVEDRAVAAAQRWGR
- a CDS encoding HAD family hydrolase yields the protein MSDTGGSGDRPDVRAQEFAGEISAEVAAAGLTELEPAGPTPPPPPPDLTAAAFFDVDNTLVHGSSLIHFARGLAAREYFTYKDLARFAVAQAKFQLTGKENSDDVAAGRRKALSFIEGRSTAELVALGEETYDEIIADKIWPGTRALAQMHLDAGQQVWLVTATPYELADTIARRLGLTGALGTVAESIDGVFTGRLVGDILHGTGKAHAVRSLAIREGLNLRRCTAYSDSFNDVPMLSLVGTAVAINPDANLRDLARQRGWEIRDFRTARKAARIGVPSALALGAVGGALAAAVSRREKK
- a CDS encoding sugar phosphate isomerase/epimerase family protein produces the protein MRPAIKVGLSTASVYPLKTEAAFEYAARLGYDGVELMVWAESVSQDVDAIQAMSKRYDVPVLSVHAPCLLISQRVWGANPIPKLERSVRAAEQLGAQTVVVHPPFRWQRRYAEGFSDQVAELESTGDVMVAVENMFPFRADRFFGAGQTSIERMRKRGGSPGPGISAFAPSYDPLDGGHAHYTLDLSHTATAGTDAVDMARRMGEGLVHLHLCDGSGASTDEHLVPGRGTQPTVEVCEMLAASDFAGHVILEVTTSGVRTAAEREALLTESLQFARAHLLR
- a CDS encoding 30S ribosomal protein bS22 encodes the protein MGSVIKKRRKRMSKKKHRKLLRRTRVQRRKLGK
- the proC gene encoding pyrroline-5-carboxylate reductase; the protein is MARIAIIGGGSIGEALLAGLLRAGRHVKDLVVAEKDPARGRYLAGKYSVLVTSVPDAVDAATYVVVAVKPTDVQHVIGDIVDTAARAESNAAEQVFVTVAAGVSTAYYENKLPAGSPVVRVMPNAPMLVGGGVSALAPGRFATAEHLREVSSLFDAVGGVLTVAESQLDAVTAVSGSGPGYFFLMVEALVDAAVDAGLARGVATDLVTQTMAGSAAMLLERLDQAAVGGDSTDVPMAAAIDTSPAQLRATVTSPGGTTAAGLRELERGGLRAAVANAVEAAKKRSEQLGITSE
- a CDS encoding thioesterase family protein, producing MALTPVGDGIYHGELNEHWTIGPKVHGGAMLALCANAARHEFGDEPGVEPIAVSGSFLWAPDPGPMEVVTTVRKRGRRVSLVDVELNQGPRTALRAAITMGTPEHRVPPLLSVNPVLALMTPEPPPGLEPIGPGHPMADIVHLAHGCDIRPSLTTFGPRGDGGPPLIEYWVRPKGVAPDVLFALLCGDVSAPVTYGVNRFGWAPTVQLTAYLRAMPADGWLRVMCTTTQIGEDWFDEDHVVVDREGRIVVQTRQLAMVPAAG
- a CDS encoding Ppx/GppA phosphatase family protein, yielding MRLGVLDVGSNTVHLLVVDARRGGHPTPMSSTKASLRLAEAIDNSGKLTRRGADKMIGTIDEFAKIASSSGCSELMAFATSAVRDAKNSEDVLARVKAETGVSLRVLSGVDESRLTFLAVRRWYGWSAGRIINIDIGGGSLELSSGVDEEPDVAMSLPLGAGRLTREWLADDPPGRRRVNMLRDWLASELSEAGAAITAAGSPDLAVATSKTFRSLARLTGAAPSGAGPRVKRTLTAPGLRQLIAFISRMTASDRAELEGVSADRAPQIVAGALVAEASMKALGIDSVDICPWALREGLILRKLDSEAEGTALVGGADETGNVGGTGRGSRGGAAESAPRGMSVRNAGQ
- a CDS encoding glutaredoxin family protein: MDRQVRLLTRDGCPMCQTAATRLAELAGELGFVFLVTDVDAEAAAGDPSLRAEFGDRLPVVLLDGLEHSYWEVDEPRLRADLAG
- a CDS encoding lysophospholipid acyltransferase family protein; this translates as MAGDSKAKVIPLHSNSGRSASQRRTAAQRADNSRRHPSLLADSDGRDSAEDLAAVVREIDQHRAGGAGAGGADSTPTELAKRISAVGDFLRKRMSGDYTVDEFGFDPHLNNAIFLPLLRVFFNSWFRVEVSGVENLPETGAALVVANHAGVLPFDGLMTSVAVRDKHPAHRDLRLLAADMVFDMPVVGQAARKAGHTMACVDDAHRLLAAGELTAVFPEGYKGLGKHFKDRYKLQRFGRGGFVSAALRTKAPIVPCSIVGSEEIYPMVADVKLIARLLGLPYFPVTPLFPLAGPLGVVPLPSKWYIQFGEPIDVSDYDESAAEDPMVTFELTDQVRETIQQTLYQLLANRRNTFFG